Proteins from a single region of Aquirhabdus parva:
- a CDS encoding DUF2300 domain-containing protein, with protein sequence MMRWQRWYGVAFGMVGVMLQSHVYANTSLNSANQGWIVSQQTPNHPTWLLGDAKQMPARVPLGSLWKLWVYTYSVDQHVADRPYACHAGTQAATGDEYCCTHDESISRDVALLRSCGAYFQPQRLQIQAKDWQRYWQQQAPDVPWLQDLSRVQPQTQVPVTDILNALNRVPPKVMSLTREALLGRMLQPQWSDVLPVLGGGYRFKTYTWAHPTLAGGYFGGAAGWLADGTAFWLGATGGSHRVVQRLSPLLAERLPPAIIPRDDQCVSVHYFKRYPIAQISRVDDLKTVVSSGHLRGDYRVLFANQQSLVIRSQGELSVQKPANQPVQIIGRLGLQDYLARVVDREGSADITQAARALSIAARSYLLQNAEFHQGCLQIDDDSRYQRVSPNPATANAQRIVAFTEGLSLTGSPIRYHQTKAEEGLLSWQNAVKQAQQGSNYLYILKQAFPKASWQLATDGKQCQPILEAEQYLQRNLVKVQQRMASIDGFEALKSVNVCRLDYGNPYADQQSLNIYVRDWRSQNDRVTLWHEYLHLALRFHPRGQDETWIEQQARQLTDDLGLSSFTSTPSTLRKIRHAQ encoded by the coding sequence ATGATGCGCTGGCAGCGTTGGTATGGCGTAGCATTTGGCATGGTGGGCGTGATGCTGCAATCTCATGTCTATGCGAATACCTCTTTAAATTCAGCCAACCAAGGCTGGATTGTCAGTCAGCAAACTCCTAACCACCCGACGTGGTTGCTCGGGGATGCTAAACAGATGCCGGCGCGGGTGCCGTTGGGGAGCTTATGGAAGCTCTGGGTGTATACCTATAGTGTCGATCAGCACGTAGCAGATCGGCCTTATGCCTGTCATGCGGGTACACAAGCAGCAACTGGCGATGAGTATTGCTGTACCCATGATGAGTCGATCAGTCGCGATGTGGCGCTGCTGCGCTCGTGTGGCGCGTACTTCCAGCCGCAGCGTTTGCAGATACAGGCCAAAGACTGGCAGCGCTACTGGCAGCAGCAAGCGCCAGATGTGCCATGGTTGCAGGATCTATCTCGGGTACAACCCCAGACGCAGGTGCCTGTGACGGATATTTTAAATGCACTCAACCGTGTGCCGCCTAAAGTGATGAGTCTTACGCGTGAGGCACTGCTAGGTCGCATGTTGCAGCCGCAGTGGAGTGATGTCTTGCCCGTGTTGGGTGGAGGCTATCGCTTTAAGACGTATACGTGGGCACATCCGACATTGGCGGGCGGATATTTTGGCGGTGCGGCGGGTTGGCTAGCTGATGGCACTGCATTTTGGTTAGGGGCGACAGGCGGTAGTCATCGAGTAGTCCAGCGTTTAAGTCCGCTGCTGGCCGAGCGTTTACCGCCAGCGATCATCCCGCGTGATGATCAGTGCGTGTCGGTGCATTATTTTAAGCGTTATCCCATTGCACAGATCAGTCGGGTGGATGATTTGAAAACGGTAGTCTCAAGTGGCCATTTACGTGGGGATTATCGCGTCCTATTTGCCAATCAGCAGAGCTTGGTGATTCGTAGTCAAGGTGAGCTTTCGGTGCAGAAACCTGCTAACCAGCCAGTGCAGATTATCGGACGGCTAGGGCTACAAGATTATTTGGCGCGGGTGGTGGATCGTGAGGGGAGCGCGGATATCACACAGGCGGCGCGGGCACTGAGTATTGCAGCACGCAGTTATCTGTTGCAAAACGCCGAGTTCCATCAAGGCTGTTTGCAGATTGATGATGACAGCCGCTATCAGCGTGTCTCCCCTAATCCCGCAACGGCCAATGCACAGCGCATCGTGGCGTTTACCGAGGGTTTGAGTTTGACAGGCAGTCCAATCCGCTATCATCAGACCAAGGCTGAAGAGGGTTTGCTCAGCTGGCAGAACGCGGTGAAGCAAGCGCAGCAGGGCAGCAACTATCTGTATATTCTAAAGCAGGCTTTCCCCAAGGCCAGTTGGCAACTCGCGACAGACGGCAAGCAATGCCAGCCGATCCTTGAGGCTGAGCAGTATCTCCAGCGGAATTTGGTTAAGGTGCAACAGCGTATGGCGAGTATTGATGGTTTTGAGGCATTAAAATCGGTCAATGTCTGTCGGTTAGACTATGGCAATCCTTATGCCGATCAACAGTCGCTGAATATTTATGTCCGCGACTGGCGCAGTCAGAATGATCGTGTCACCTTATGGCATGAGTATTTGCATCTGGCGCTACGCTTCCACCCGCGAGGACAGGACGAAACTTGGATTGAGCAACAGGCGCGACAACTCACCGATGACTTAGGTTTGTCATCCTTTACTTCTACACCATCGACCCTCAGGAAAATCCGTCATGC
- a CDS encoding alpha-2-macroglobulin family protein produces the protein MAASSTKSKFPRPVSLGIFKSGLMVMGLKEIGATVIFGLLVMLLGLQVLHAEDLPDDSANAGFFILSDRSFSPNEQAQVRLEMQDVQAVNDKAGVEVAVYQVPNPIGFLQAQTNLHRINVKAVPKQAGLWNSVVAVWDKVARSARLLWRAIFSEDARRGTVEVAPDLHQRADLMTGHSMQAESAYKPLAGFTPISRFRYPVQFAKDITPADAQLTGANIEGNIEFNSDSPNNASSSTGSASDAPKPAPLSNGNVYVPLGKLAPGLYVVEAMLGQQRAVTMVFVGNTVAVSKIASSELTVWTVNRATGAPVADVNVHWNDGTADLTAGKTTAQGWVQLQHASPEKTYVYAQDPQGGVLISENFYYDSEIYNTKLFATTDRPLYHAGDTVQIKVVGREFVNARESKALTSAPIQINVLDPNGMPVASQSMTFEGQTGGNAAVRLPAGSASGGYEIQLTYLGEVYSAAFRVADFQKPHFEINLSVDKDQLKTKQAIPAVVQLRYPDGKPVKNARVDLDVKAQALSMVEGDLGYGGLFPIKLTTQQYQTDSNGNVKISLPEVKQPSRYVVSVLATDGAAYRVRHTQELLIERALATWQLDTPVRFSAVHQPVNVSIHQVTAAGPTGQAVVNVKPVRWKLVRLEDNSEQTGDLSGNSFTVKPDKSGSYVISLLAADGSILGATSHWVSGADLKVPTGHIEIVWDKNRYQVGDSASGLITFSEPVDQALITLERDKVEGLSLLKTPAGWLKTEQLSPQQWRISVPVTEQFAPNLTLSVAYVKQDQFVFENAGLVVASKSVEISLTADKTQYAPGEVVKLNVQTRVQGQPVPASVSLGVVDEMIYVLQPEIAPDIHDFFYHPRRNNVRTQYSPSFIGYDLSSNQLDQPASTHSTHERAIKVLERPRRDEVDTAYWAPQLTTNAQGQAQVTFTMPDVLTRWRVTARAMTSDGIVGQNTTHILSNKDVYLKWTSPRWLRADDQSTGNLAIFNQTNQVQKAQLVMQGALTNSQDVTLQPGINFIEVPRQGQQSGALTLSLNQQGQVRDRLLVNLSTRANGRLTHFDRLVSPVNNQLTLGLPADATNVSLRWIDSSRAGFYRVMDNLIDQPYGCVEQTASRMIPLALVYQSLSADDPRKSEIARQLYTQRIRLASMAGDEAKFGWWGRSMAADPFLTTYAYYADWRTAQVLGINLPADHWQRLLDVYSSDGVKQPFWQRALMLDWMRQIGLPVGSMASALATQEVNGAALGEARYGARDSLILSDNSGQTQDLAVLLTSRVLKATSQSGSAEFSSKVVEATARMQAKPTLLGSALLLSLGQGDGKTANALLAEASSEYATIDRAVMLTWLEQSLASGAAAETPATLASPWTLQTTRTGGKVYQWPSASLVKTATPPAPLPTILTSSSNAVLSYDSAQHGSVSTLPATLTHQLYLLKSQSDGSFEAEEVGPKDTIHTDSLYLDTYTLTPKQALHYMVIDAPLPAGAQIEPGTWGIKIKDRDELPRANFQEMTGGYAVPLGQVTDATTVQHLLRFSQRGQYVLPAARAYNMYRPDAQVLESAARNRVTVE, from the coding sequence ATGGCAGCCTCAAGCACAAAATCCAAATTTCCTCGGCCTGTATCGCTTGGCATTTTTAAGTCTGGGTTAATGGTCATGGGGCTCAAAGAGATTGGGGCAACTGTGATCTTCGGGCTGCTGGTCATGCTGCTCGGTCTGCAAGTTCTGCATGCGGAAGATTTGCCGGATGACTCAGCCAATGCTGGTTTTTTTATTCTATCGGATCGCAGTTTTAGCCCGAATGAGCAAGCCCAAGTGCGTCTGGAGATGCAGGATGTACAGGCGGTTAATGACAAGGCTGGGGTCGAGGTAGCCGTCTATCAGGTGCCGAATCCGATCGGTTTCTTGCAAGCGCAAACTAACTTGCATCGTATTAATGTTAAAGCTGTGCCGAAACAAGCCGGACTTTGGAATTCGGTGGTTGCGGTCTGGGATAAGGTTGCTCGTTCAGCGCGTTTGCTGTGGCGCGCCATTTTTTCTGAGGATGCACGGCGTGGAACCGTCGAGGTTGCACCAGATCTGCATCAGCGTGCTGATCTGATGACAGGGCACTCGATGCAAGCGGAATCGGCCTATAAGCCACTCGCAGGCTTTACGCCGATATCCCGTTTTCGTTATCCGGTGCAATTTGCCAAAGACATTACCCCCGCTGATGCCCAACTGACAGGTGCCAATATTGAAGGCAATATTGAGTTTAATAGTGACTCGCCAAATAATGCGTCGAGTTCTACTGGCTCAGCCAGTGATGCCCCGAAGCCAGCGCCACTATCTAACGGCAATGTCTATGTTCCGCTTGGTAAGCTCGCACCAGGTCTCTATGTGGTTGAGGCGATGCTGGGGCAACAGCGTGCAGTAACCATGGTGTTTGTGGGCAATACGGTGGCAGTGAGCAAGATCGCATCTTCTGAGTTGACGGTATGGACGGTTAATCGTGCAACAGGTGCGCCCGTAGCGGATGTCAATGTGCACTGGAACGATGGGACGGCAGATCTCACCGCTGGCAAGACCACCGCACAAGGCTGGGTGCAACTACAACATGCCTCACCTGAGAAAACCTACGTCTATGCTCAAGATCCGCAAGGGGGTGTGCTGATCTCTGAGAATTTCTATTACGACAGTGAGATTTACAATACCAAGCTGTTTGCGACGACGGATCGTCCGCTCTATCACGCAGGTGATACGGTGCAGATCAAAGTGGTGGGGCGTGAGTTTGTCAATGCGCGTGAGTCTAAGGCGCTGACCTCCGCACCGATCCAGATCAATGTGCTGGACCCGAACGGCATGCCCGTCGCCAGTCAGAGTATGACTTTTGAGGGGCAGACGGGTGGTAATGCCGCCGTGCGTTTGCCTGCGGGCAGTGCATCGGGCGGTTATGAAATTCAACTGACCTATCTGGGTGAAGTGTACAGCGCGGCATTCCGCGTGGCGGACTTCCAAAAGCCGCATTTTGAAATCAATTTGTCAGTGGATAAAGATCAGCTTAAAACCAAACAAGCGATTCCCGCCGTGGTGCAATTGCGTTATCCCGATGGCAAGCCCGTTAAAAATGCGCGCGTGGATCTGGACGTCAAGGCACAAGCACTGAGTATGGTGGAGGGGGATCTGGGTTATGGGGGATTATTTCCGATCAAACTCACCACCCAGCAATACCAGACCGATAGTAATGGTAATGTCAAAATCAGCCTACCCGAAGTCAAACAACCTAGTCGCTATGTGGTGTCGGTTCTTGCCACGGATGGTGCAGCTTACCGCGTGCGTCACACTCAGGAACTCTTGATTGAACGTGCGCTGGCGACCTGGCAACTGGACACCCCAGTGCGTTTTTCCGCAGTGCATCAGCCAGTGAATGTCTCAATTCATCAAGTCACTGCCGCAGGTCCAACGGGTCAAGCGGTCGTGAACGTGAAGCCAGTGCGCTGGAAACTGGTGCGTTTAGAAGACAATAGCGAGCAAACAGGCGATCTCTCAGGAAACAGCTTTACGGTCAAACCGGATAAGTCCGGCTCCTATGTGATTAGTCTCTTGGCTGCTGATGGATCGATTTTAGGCGCCACAAGTCATTGGGTCAGCGGTGCAGACTTGAAAGTGCCGACAGGTCATATCGAAATTGTTTGGGATAAGAATCGCTACCAAGTCGGTGATAGCGCCAGTGGTTTGATTACTTTCTCTGAACCCGTGGATCAGGCACTGATCACACTTGAGCGCGATAAGGTCGAAGGGCTAAGCCTGCTGAAAACCCCCGCAGGATGGCTGAAGACCGAGCAGTTGTCGCCGCAGCAGTGGCGGATCTCGGTGCCAGTTACAGAGCAGTTTGCACCGAATCTCACGCTATCGGTTGCTTATGTCAAACAAGATCAATTTGTGTTTGAGAATGCAGGACTGGTGGTCGCCAGCAAATCGGTTGAAATCAGCCTGACTGCGGATAAAACTCAGTATGCACCGGGTGAGGTGGTGAAGCTAAATGTGCAAACCCGTGTGCAGGGTCAGCCCGTGCCGGCATCAGTCAGTTTGGGTGTGGTTGATGAGATGATCTATGTGCTGCAACCTGAGATTGCACCAGACATTCATGACTTCTTTTACCACCCACGGCGTAATAATGTGCGTACGCAATATAGTCCATCCTTCATTGGCTATGACTTATCCAGCAATCAACTGGATCAGCCCGCGAGTACACACAGTACCCATGAACGTGCCATCAAAGTGCTTGAACGTCCGCGTCGGGATGAAGTAGATACCGCCTACTGGGCACCGCAATTGACTACCAATGCCCAAGGGCAGGCACAGGTCACCTTTACCATGCCGGATGTGTTGACACGTTGGCGTGTGACGGCACGGGCCATGACCTCAGATGGCATCGTTGGTCAGAACACCACTCATATCCTGAGTAATAAAGACGTGTACTTGAAGTGGACGAGTCCGCGTTGGCTGCGTGCCGATGATCAATCGACTGGGAACCTTGCGATCTTTAACCAAACCAATCAAGTGCAAAAAGCCCAGTTGGTGATGCAAGGTGCACTGACCAATAGCCAAGATGTGACGCTGCAACCCGGCATTAACTTTATCGAAGTGCCGCGTCAGGGGCAGCAAAGCGGCGCACTGACCTTAAGCTTGAACCAGCAGGGTCAAGTACGGGATCGTTTATTGGTCAATCTGTCTACTCGAGCCAATGGTCGTTTGACCCATTTTGATCGCTTGGTGAGCCCAGTCAATAATCAGTTGACACTGGGATTGCCTGCGGACGCGACCAATGTCAGCTTGCGCTGGATCGACAGCAGCCGTGCAGGATTTTATCGGGTCATGGACAACTTGATCGATCAACCCTATGGCTGTGTCGAGCAAACCGCGAGCCGTATGATTCCGCTGGCGCTGGTCTATCAATCCTTATCTGCGGATGATCCGCGTAAGAGCGAGATAGCTCGCCAGCTCTATACCCAGCGGATTCGCCTCGCGAGTATGGCCGGTGATGAGGCAAAATTTGGCTGGTGGGGGCGCTCCATGGCGGCTGATCCCTTCCTGACCACCTATGCTTACTATGCCGATTGGCGTACTGCGCAAGTGCTCGGGATCAATCTGCCTGCGGATCATTGGCAGCGTCTGTTGGATGTCTATAGCAGTGATGGGGTGAAGCAGCCGTTCTGGCAGCGTGCCCTGATGCTGGACTGGATGCGTCAGATCGGTCTGCCTGTGGGTTCGATGGCATCGGCTTTGGCGACTCAAGAAGTCAATGGCGCGGCGCTCGGTGAAGCGCGCTATGGTGCTCGTGATAGTTTGATCTTGAGTGACAATAGTGGTCAAACACAGGATTTGGCTGTGCTACTGACGAGCCGTGTATTGAAAGCCACAAGCCAATCAGGCTCTGCGGAATTCAGTAGTAAAGTGGTTGAAGCGACCGCGCGTATGCAAGCCAAGCCTACGCTGTTGGGGTCGGCATTACTCCTGAGTCTAGGACAAGGCGATGGCAAGACCGCCAATGCACTGCTTGCCGAAGCCAGCAGTGAGTATGCGACCATCGACCGTGCGGTGATGCTGACATGGCTTGAACAAAGTCTGGCATCAGGTGCTGCGGCTGAGACGCCTGCAACCTTAGCTTCACCGTGGACGCTGCAAACGACACGAACCGGCGGCAAAGTGTATCAATGGCCATCGGCCTCTTTGGTAAAAACAGCAACACCGCCTGCGCCTTTACCAACCATATTGACCAGTAGTAGCAATGCGGTTCTGAGCTATGACAGTGCGCAGCACGGTTCAGTCTCGACCTTGCCAGCGACATTGACTCATCAATTGTATTTGCTGAAATCACAAAGTGATGGTTCGTTTGAAGCAGAGGAAGTGGGGCCTAAAGACACGATCCATACTGATAGTCTGTACTTGGACACCTATACCCTGACCCCGAAACAAGCCTTACATTACATGGTGATCGATGCGCCGCTGCCTGCGGGTGCGCAGATTGAACCGGGTACTTGGGGCATCAAGATCAAAGATCGTGATGAGTTGCCGCGCGCTAATTTCCAAGAGATGACAGGCGGGTATGCCGTCCCGCTAGGTCAAGTCACCGATGCAACCACGGTGCAACATTTGCTGCGCTTTAGCCAGCGCGGTCAGTATGTGCTGCCCGCTGCACGGGCTTACAACATGTATCGTCCTGATGCTCAGGTGCTGGAGTCGGCTGCGCGTAATCGTGTGACTGTGGAATAG
- a CDS encoding DUF1175 family protein, producing MDKPFDLECSTAAFLSRRQCLERIIGLAAALGVSNQALAMVANDASNPFAPDELPPEVALDARQVQAVRQWIQLIVAQQLNQGPTPRWEQHDCVGLVRFACAEALRSHDEKWLRANGFKGRRLPPEPNLSDAQLAAIRHEWRRADGQRGAYVSALELVQYNCRLVGRDLINALPADLLLFDQGQAQHLMIWMGQYVAYHTGTVTKTDNGLRAYPLEKLINWKDTRWQPQAQNPNFLGLYRLAFLSLG from the coding sequence ATGGATAAACCTTTCGATCTTGAGTGTTCAACAGCAGCCTTCCTGTCCCGGCGGCAATGTCTGGAACGGATTATAGGCTTAGCGGCTGCTTTGGGAGTGTCCAATCAGGCGCTGGCCATGGTGGCGAATGATGCAAGCAATCCTTTTGCACCAGATGAGCTGCCGCCTGAGGTGGCTTTAGATGCACGTCAAGTGCAGGCCGTGCGGCAGTGGATTCAATTGATTGTGGCGCAGCAGCTGAATCAGGGACCGACTCCGCGCTGGGAACAGCACGATTGTGTGGGGCTGGTGCGTTTTGCCTGTGCTGAGGCGCTACGTAGTCATGATGAAAAGTGGCTACGAGCCAATGGCTTTAAAGGTCGGCGTCTGCCGCCTGAGCCGAATTTGAGCGATGCACAATTGGCTGCGATCCGCCATGAATGGCGCCGCGCCGATGGTCAGCGTGGGGCTTATGTCAGTGCGCTGGAGTTGGTTCAATATAATTGCCGTTTGGTGGGGCGTGATTTGATTAATGCCTTACCAGCGGATTTGTTGTTGTTTGATCAAGGACAAGCACAGCACCTGATGATCTGGATGGGTCAATATGTGGCCTACCATACGGGTACTGTGACCAAAACAGATAATGGTTTACGCGCGTATCCACTTGAAAAATTAATAAATTGGAAAGACACCCGATGGCAGCCTCAAGCACAAAATCCAAATTTCCTCGGCCTGTATCGCTTGGCATTTTTAAGTCTGGGTTAA
- a CDS encoding DUF2138 family protein: MSTSTLTTDIPTPAPIPPSPNTPKPVSWKLKGTLTIVAVLLVAVAVFAWYRLRLPVQPDNQAEISLGTPDVWIHSQNLALLPHDLLQIPILKSVLTEDFLYFYQQDVDWLSLQGAIRRLSFEHDLNWSDNLLKNIAAAPADVYLWRDGTHALRYWALSIERDPLLTVAQQLAQMKLVADRQITEVGRIKVDGDEIPLLKIALSSQRSLVLAAHGKRLVLFSDSAMVSRDAGELDTNAEAFVQTLLAKDAKARGKLINDSQAPELSTTHAQTVWMSNRFFAQGYGAFMPDIQALRFDYDNGRWTSQANTRKIHVDSRIWAQIPAYAAWCASTSIDWTQVEAALKSAKAPVDQMLESKALESLAPTGAVCWYTEAGDDVSKPLFIGLRTEKSTLKTEDLTALFNWGVSTNRDYYQPIREIQAKKRQLAAQLQAVNDEIKALKKSPDRSEMQDLGKEERAAREQERSDQLAAKKVEKEDLKKQQDDAREALIAAKQKLDPEIKAAEALTTQQQGGFTTIKRTLEILPTQSTNPMLAFNNQVLYFSPSSPLVERAMKVADQRYPNVQEASKGLIDPKAVTLLYVNPAKVATLMTETGHDALPQKSLPRLRAAFDYHMPSRMSALAQQAPFAVTLKNASVSTGNDTTAWQPMIWHSAP; this comes from the coding sequence ATGAGCACCTCGACTTTGACGACAGATATCCCGACGCCAGCCCCGATTCCACCATCCCCGAACACGCCAAAGCCGGTGTCTTGGAAGCTAAAAGGCACCTTGACCATTGTGGCGGTATTGCTCGTCGCTGTGGCTGTTTTTGCCTGGTACCGTCTGCGGCTGCCGGTACAGCCTGACAATCAAGCGGAGATCAGTTTGGGCACGCCGGATGTCTGGATTCACAGCCAGAATTTAGCGTTGCTGCCCCATGACCTGTTGCAAATTCCTATTCTAAAAAGCGTGCTTACCGAAGATTTTTTATATTTCTATCAGCAAGATGTCGATTGGCTTAGCCTACAAGGTGCAATCCGTCGTTTGAGCTTTGAGCATGATCTGAATTGGTCGGATAACTTGCTTAAAAATATTGCTGCAGCGCCTGCGGATGTTTATCTGTGGCGCGATGGCACTCATGCCCTGCGCTATTGGGCGCTCAGTATTGAGCGGGATCCGTTGCTGACGGTGGCGCAGCAACTGGCACAAATGAAGCTGGTCGCCGATCGACAAATTACCGAAGTGGGCCGCATCAAAGTCGATGGCGATGAGATTCCTTTGCTCAAAATTGCATTGTCATCGCAGCGTAGTTTGGTGCTCGCCGCCCATGGAAAGCGGTTAGTTTTATTTTCAGACAGTGCGATGGTGAGTCGTGATGCGGGTGAGTTGGACACCAACGCAGAAGCTTTTGTCCAAACGCTGCTGGCTAAAGATGCCAAAGCACGTGGCAAACTGATTAATGATAGTCAGGCGCCGGAGCTGAGCACGACGCATGCGCAAACTGTCTGGATGTCTAATCGCTTCTTTGCGCAAGGTTATGGCGCATTTATGCCGGATATTCAGGCACTGCGTTTCGACTATGACAATGGCAGGTGGACCAGCCAAGCCAATACCCGCAAAATTCACGTCGATTCCCGCATATGGGCGCAGATTCCGGCCTATGCGGCATGGTGTGCCAGTACCTCGATCGATTGGACTCAGGTGGAAGCTGCGCTGAAGTCGGCTAAAGCGCCTGTGGATCAGATGCTGGAAAGTAAGGCGCTGGAGAGTCTGGCACCGACTGGCGCAGTGTGTTGGTATACCGAAGCGGGTGATGATGTCTCCAAGCCCTTATTTATCGGGCTGCGTACTGAAAAGTCCACCTTAAAGACAGAAGACCTTACGGCACTGTTTAATTGGGGCGTATCGACCAATCGTGATTATTATCAGCCGATTCGCGAGATACAGGCAAAAAAACGCCAGCTTGCAGCACAGCTCCAAGCCGTCAATGATGAAATCAAAGCACTGAAAAAGTCACCAGACCGATCCGAAATGCAGGATCTCGGGAAAGAAGAGCGCGCTGCGCGGGAGCAGGAGCGTAGCGATCAACTGGCGGCGAAGAAAGTTGAAAAAGAAGATCTGAAAAAGCAGCAGGATGATGCACGTGAAGCGCTGATTGCCGCCAAGCAAAAACTCGATCCAGAGATTAAGGCCGCAGAAGCTTTGACGACCCAGCAGCAAGGTGGCTTTACCACCATCAAACGCACGCTTGAGATTTTGCCGACGCAAAGCACCAATCCGATGCTGGCGTTCAACAACCAAGTGCTGTATTTCTCACCAAGTAGCCCCTTGGTTGAACGTGCGATGAAAGTCGCTGACCAGCGCTATCCGAATGTCCAAGAAGCGTCTAAAGGACTGATTGATCCCAAAGCGGTGACGTTGCTCTACGTCAATCCGGCTAAAGTCGCGACGCTGATGACGGAGACGGGTCATGATGCGCTCCCGCAAAAGAGCCTGCCGCGTCTGCGCGCCGCGTTTGACTATCATATGCCTAGCCGGATGAGTGCTTTAGCCCAGCAAGCCCCTTTTGCCGTAACGTTGAAAAATGCATCAGTGAGTACAGGAAATGATACGACTGCATGGCAGCCGATGATTTGGCACAGCGCGCCTTAG
- a CDS encoding chaperone modulator CbpM yields MSEYTALIHGVVVEENVDLNLIELCRASHAPVEQIHVWVVEGVLEPEGQTPTEWRFRGPSLRRARLAVRLTRDLDVNAAGVALALDLMDEIAGLRAKLQHLAVHEIDA; encoded by the coding sequence ATGAGTGAATATACAGCGCTGATCCATGGGGTTGTCGTGGAAGAAAATGTCGACTTGAACTTGATTGAGTTGTGCCGCGCCAGTCATGCCCCTGTTGAGCAGATTCATGTCTGGGTGGTCGAAGGGGTACTAGAACCAGAAGGTCAGACACCGACCGAATGGCGATTTAGAGGGCCTTCGCTGCGCCGTGCTCGTCTTGCGGTGCGTCTAACGCGGGATTTGGACGTCAACGCGGCTGGGGTGGCGCTGGCGTTGGATTTGATGGACGAGATTGCGGGGCTGCGGGCCAAGTTACAGCATTTGGCGGTGCATGAGATCGATGCATGA
- a CDS encoding DnaJ C-terminal domain-containing protein yields the protein MEYKDYYQVLGVPRTATQDEIKQAYRKLARKYHPDVSKLPDAEERFKELGEANEVLKDPEKRAAYDQMGSQWKSGQQFEPPPNWNAGFEFGGRGAPDDQMGGFGGGFGGSFGGGQDHSDFFESLFGQGRQRRQSGQGFGQQPPEQGQDHHAKVLIDLEDAYTGAKRSISLKTPSVDASGHVVMTERKLDVNIPKGIHAGQHLRLAGQGEKGAGKAGDLFLEIAFNPHSLYRVEDRDVYITLPLAPWEAALGASVNVPTPDGQVSLTIPAKSVAGRKMRLKGKGIPSSSANSPAGDFYVILEIALPPANTDREKEAYRAMAEAFDFNPRQHLKSGQ from the coding sequence ATGGAATACAAAGATTATTATCAAGTACTCGGTGTGCCGCGTACCGCGACACAAGATGAGATTAAGCAGGCTTACCGTAAGCTTGCGCGGAAGTACCATCCCGATGTGAGCAAGCTGCCAGATGCTGAAGAACGTTTTAAGGAGTTAGGTGAGGCCAATGAGGTGCTCAAAGATCCTGAGAAGCGTGCGGCTTATGATCAGATGGGCAGTCAGTGGAAGAGTGGCCAGCAGTTTGAGCCACCACCGAACTGGAATGCTGGATTTGAGTTTGGTGGACGCGGTGCGCCGGATGATCAGATGGGTGGTTTCGGTGGCGGCTTTGGGGGTAGCTTCGGTGGTGGTCAAGATCACAGCGACTTTTTTGAGTCTCTTTTTGGTCAAGGACGCCAACGACGTCAATCAGGCCAAGGCTTTGGTCAGCAGCCGCCTGAGCAAGGGCAAGATCATCATGCCAAGGTGCTGATTGATCTGGAAGATGCTTATACGGGTGCCAAGCGCAGTATTTCATTGAAAACGCCCAGTGTGGATGCCAGTGGCCATGTAGTGATGACCGAGCGGAAGCTGGATGTCAACATTCCTAAAGGGATTCATGCCGGACAGCATCTGCGTCTTGCAGGTCAAGGCGAAAAGGGTGCAGGTAAGGCGGGAGATCTATTCCTTGAAATCGCCTTTAATCCGCATTCCTTGTATCGCGTAGAGGATCGGGATGTGTATATAACCCTGCCACTTGCACCATGGGAAGCGGCGCTTGGCGCAAGTGTTAATGTTCCCACTCCGGATGGTCAGGTTAGCTTGACGATTCCGGCCAAATCTGTGGCCGGGCGCAAGATGCGCTTAAAAGGCAAAGGAATTCCAAGTAGTTCTGCCAATAGTCCTGCGGGAGATTTCTATGTGATTCTGGAGATCGCTTTACCACCTGCCAATACCGATCGTGAGAAAGAGGCGTATCGGGCCATGGCAGAGGCCTTTGATTTCAATCCACGCCAGCATTTAAAGAGTGGTCAATAA